In one window of Longimicrobium sp. DNA:
- a CDS encoding PP2C family serine/threonine-protein phosphatase → MKVSWEAAGATDVGRVRPHNEDSFLIDAPRGVFLVADGMGGHAAGEIASALAAESVGSALRQGVDGGLRTDLLEAAMRESFHAAHRAILNYSFTKPETKGMGTTMTALVVCDDGSFRLGHIGDSRAYVLRDGELTQVTRDHTWVQREVDAGRMTERGARRHHLSHVLTRALGADSLDEPDVYAGTLLPGDIALLASDGLTGMLTDRMLRRVLVRPDELHELVAALIIGANERGGRDNITAVLVRVLDAD, encoded by the coding sequence GTGAAGGTGAGCTGGGAGGCGGCCGGCGCCACCGACGTGGGGCGCGTGCGGCCGCACAACGAGGACTCGTTCCTGATCGACGCGCCGCGCGGCGTCTTCCTCGTGGCCGACGGGATGGGCGGCCACGCCGCGGGCGAGATCGCCAGCGCGCTGGCGGCCGAGTCCGTCGGGTCGGCGCTGCGGCAGGGGGTGGACGGCGGGCTGCGCACCGACCTGCTGGAGGCGGCCATGCGCGAGAGCTTCCACGCCGCGCACCGCGCCATCCTCAACTACTCCTTCACCAAGCCCGAGACGAAGGGGATGGGCACCACCATGACCGCGCTGGTGGTGTGCGACGACGGCAGCTTCCGCCTGGGCCACATCGGCGACAGCCGCGCCTACGTGCTGCGCGACGGCGAGCTGACGCAGGTGACGCGCGACCACACCTGGGTGCAGCGCGAGGTCGACGCGGGGCGGATGACCGAGCGTGGCGCCCGGCGGCACCACCTGTCGCACGTGCTGACGCGCGCGCTGGGCGCCGACTCGCTCGACGAGCCGGACGTCTACGCGGGGACCCTCCTTCCCGGCGACATCGCGCTGCTGGCCAGCGACGGGCTGACCGGCATGCTCACCGACCGCATGCTGCGCCGCGTGCTCGTCCGCCCGGACGAGCTGCACGAGCTGGTGGCGGCGCTCATCATCGGCGCCAACGAGCGCGGCGGCCGCGACAACATCACCGCCGTCCTCGTCCGCGTCCTCGACGCGGACTGA
- a CDS encoding FHA domain-containing protein: MSTNLPQAGPLATFGIAAGPRYGEQIPVPAPVVTVGRGAGADVVIDDDSVSDRHAQLEFDLGAWRLTDLGSTNGTAIEGVKLAPNVPTPLPYGSTVRFGGVKLQFREVASADLEAARAAYVPPAKEVALKDERRGFRFPLWLAVLIVILLALLAYAIVQMSAPAPVPRQLPPPTDAPAAQAGRP; this comes from the coding sequence ATGTCCACCAACCTCCCGCAGGCCGGTCCGCTCGCCACCTTCGGCATTGCCGCGGGTCCGCGCTACGGCGAGCAGATCCCCGTGCCCGCGCCGGTGGTGACGGTGGGGCGCGGCGCCGGCGCGGACGTGGTGATCGACGACGACTCGGTGAGCGACCGCCACGCGCAGCTGGAGTTCGACCTGGGCGCCTGGCGGCTGACCGACCTGGGCTCCACCAACGGGACGGCGATCGAAGGGGTGAAGCTGGCGCCCAACGTTCCCACGCCGCTGCCGTACGGGTCGACCGTGCGCTTCGGCGGGGTGAAGCTGCAGTTCCGCGAGGTGGCGTCGGCGGACCTGGAGGCGGCGCGCGCGGCGTACGTGCCGCCCGCGAAGGAGGTGGCGCTCAAGGACGAGCGGCGCGGCTTCCGCTTCCCGCTCTGGCTGGCCGTGCTGATCGTGATCCTGCTGGCGCTGCTGGCCTACGCGATCGTGCAGATGAGCGCGCCGGCGCCCGTGCCCCGGCAGCTGCCGCCGCCCACCGACGCACCGGCCGCGCAGGCGGGGCGGCCGTGA
- a CDS encoding diguanylate cyclase — protein sequence MIRRLLFLLVPLAFAVSPASAPAQGRGGAVPLQLSNGWKVARGDQPQWASPAFDDRAWTSIAVPGTWENVFPEYDGFGWYRLRVSIPAELRDEPVGLLFNTVGDAYEVYFDGVKIGARGKLPPDFREAVDPSLFLVPAALLEKNPTGPHLVAVRVYNSYAYGGLMGAVKLGRFDVLADKRSPRDMVIGTLVAFFLAIGIYHLAFWVRRRAARENLWFAAVSLAISIYGATFSGTISRAVVEHANPYRVGLVALLAGGPFFVALVYALFDLRIRRREQLVSAAFLAMAAAAAILPLGTLAHLNRSIDVGLAVGMLAIVLRAFRAASPHRPHARLLVFGTAAFAATFVYDLASEYDYVPVAHLPGGVPSSFWIGFMVFVLSVGIATAGKWALTEVTALVDPLTELSRRHVLQDALRRETDRIRRSGGSIALVLIDLDFFKQVNDAYGHRTGDEVLARVGRLLRSTARNIDLAARMGGEEFAVLLYDSGLDGALAFSERFRGHLREMSVPAGGGRTVKVTASLGVAVGSELVDPDALIDAADRALYSAKNQGRDRLVGVQLPAGAAAEAESTTQDR from the coding sequence GTGATCCGGCGCCTCCTCTTCCTGCTCGTCCCGCTCGCGTTCGCCGTATCCCCCGCTTCCGCGCCCGCGCAGGGCCGCGGCGGGGCCGTGCCTCTGCAGCTGTCCAACGGCTGGAAGGTGGCGCGCGGCGACCAACCGCAGTGGGCCAGCCCCGCGTTCGACGACCGCGCGTGGACCTCCATCGCCGTTCCCGGCACCTGGGAGAACGTCTTCCCCGAGTACGACGGGTTCGGCTGGTACCGCCTGCGGGTGTCGATTCCCGCGGAGCTGCGCGACGAGCCGGTGGGGCTGCTGTTCAACACCGTGGGCGACGCCTACGAGGTGTACTTCGACGGCGTGAAGATCGGCGCGCGCGGCAAGCTTCCGCCCGACTTCCGCGAGGCGGTGGATCCCTCGCTCTTCCTGGTTCCCGCGGCGCTGCTGGAGAAGAACCCGACCGGGCCGCACCTGGTGGCGGTGCGCGTCTACAACTCGTACGCGTACGGCGGGCTGATGGGCGCGGTGAAGCTGGGCCGCTTCGACGTGCTGGCCGACAAGCGCTCGCCGCGCGACATGGTGATCGGCACGCTGGTGGCGTTCTTCCTGGCCATCGGCATCTACCACCTGGCCTTCTGGGTGCGCCGCCGCGCCGCGCGCGAAAACCTGTGGTTCGCCGCGGTCTCGCTGGCCATCTCCATCTACGGCGCCACCTTCAGCGGCACGATCAGCCGCGCCGTCGTCGAGCACGCCAACCCGTACCGCGTGGGCCTGGTCGCCCTGCTCGCGGGCGGACCGTTCTTCGTCGCCCTCGTCTACGCGCTGTTCGACCTGCGCATCCGCCGGCGCGAGCAGCTCGTCTCCGCCGCCTTCCTGGCGATGGCGGCGGCGGCGGCCATCCTGCCGCTGGGGACGCTGGCGCATCTCAACCGCTCGATCGACGTGGGGCTGGCGGTGGGGATGCTGGCCATCGTTCTGCGCGCCTTCCGCGCCGCCAGCCCGCACCGTCCGCACGCGCGGCTGCTGGTGTTCGGCACCGCCGCGTTCGCCGCGACGTTCGTGTACGACCTGGCCAGCGAGTACGACTACGTTCCCGTCGCACACCTGCCGGGCGGGGTGCCGTCGTCGTTCTGGATCGGGTTCATGGTGTTCGTGCTGTCGGTGGGGATCGCCACGGCGGGGAAGTGGGCGCTCACCGAGGTCACCGCGCTGGTCGATCCGCTCACCGAGCTGTCGCGCCGGCACGTGCTGCAGGACGCGCTGCGCCGCGAGACCGACCGCATCCGCCGCTCGGGGGGATCGATCGCGCTGGTGCTGATCGACCTGGACTTCTTCAAGCAGGTGAACGACGCCTACGGACACCGCACGGGCGACGAGGTGCTCGCCCGCGTGGGCCGGCTGCTGCGCTCGACGGCGCGCAACATCGACCTGGCCGCGCGCATGGGCGGCGAGGAGTTCGCGGTGCTGCTGTACGACAGCGGGCTGGACGGCGCGCTGGCGTTCTCCGAGCGCTTCCGCGGCCACCTGCGCGAGATGTCGGTGCCGGCCGGCGGCGGGCGCACGGTGAAGGTGACGGCCAGCCTGGGCGTGGCGGTCGGCAGCGAGCTGGTGGACCCCGACGCGCTGATCGACGCCGCCGACCGCGCCCTGTACAGCGCCAAGAATCAGGGCCGCGACCGCCTGGTCGGCGTGCAGCTCCCCGCCGGCGCCGCCGCCGAGGCCGAGTCGACCACGCAGGACCGGTAG
- a CDS encoding LLM class flavin-dependent oxidoreductase, translated as MRFGYWMPVFGGWLRNVEDEGMEASWEYVSHLARRSEEIGFDLTLIAELFLNDIKGADAPTLEAWSTAAALAAVTRRLEIMVAVRPTFHPPVIFAKQAANIDRISGGRLSLNVVSSWWATEAAKYGVQFDVHDDRYARTAEWLEVLDAAWSRPRFSFGGDYYKVDDGILEPKPVSRPRPTIYAGGESPAAKALISERCDGYLMHGDPPENIAPKVADMRRRREALGLPPMVYGAAGYAIVRATEDEARRELARITDVSSGAAYHSYQDWLANTQLEQRVSLEDYSVSNRGLRTGLVGTPEQVAERLIALEAAGLDLVLLQFSPQLEEMERFAEEVIPLVNGRREAKAAA; from the coding sequence ATGCGCTTCGGCTACTGGATGCCAGTGTTCGGCGGGTGGCTGCGCAACGTCGAGGACGAGGGGATGGAGGCCAGCTGGGAGTACGTCAGCCACCTGGCCCGGCGGAGCGAGGAGATCGGGTTCGACCTGACGCTGATCGCCGAGCTGTTCCTGAACGACATCAAGGGCGCCGACGCGCCGACGCTCGAGGCGTGGTCCACCGCGGCGGCGCTGGCGGCGGTGACCAGGCGGCTGGAGATCATGGTGGCGGTGCGGCCGACCTTCCATCCGCCGGTGATCTTCGCCAAGCAGGCGGCCAACATCGACCGCATCAGCGGCGGACGGCTGTCGCTGAACGTCGTTTCGAGCTGGTGGGCGACGGAGGCCGCGAAGTACGGCGTGCAGTTCGACGTGCACGACGACCGCTACGCGCGCACGGCCGAGTGGCTGGAGGTGCTGGACGCGGCGTGGAGCCGGCCGCGCTTCAGCTTCGGGGGAGACTACTACAAGGTGGACGATGGGATCCTGGAGCCGAAGCCGGTCTCCCGCCCGCGGCCCACGATCTACGCGGGCGGGGAGAGCCCGGCGGCCAAGGCGCTGATCTCGGAGCGCTGCGACGGCTACCTGATGCACGGCGACCCGCCGGAGAACATCGCGCCGAAGGTGGCGGACATGCGCCGCCGCCGCGAGGCGCTGGGGCTGCCGCCGATGGTGTACGGCGCCGCCGGCTACGCCATCGTCCGCGCCACCGAGGACGAGGCGCGGCGCGAGCTGGCGCGCATCACCGACGTCTCCAGCGGCGCGGCGTACCACAGCTATCAGGACTGGCTGGCCAACACGCAGCTGGAGCAGCGGGTGAGCCTGGAAGACTACTCCGTCTCCAACCGCGGGCTGCGCACGGGGCTGGTCGGAACGCCGGAGCAGGTGGCGGAGCGGCTGATCGCGCTGGAGGCGGCGGGGCTGGACCTGGTCCTCCTCCAGTTCTCCCCCCAGCTGGAGGAGATGGAGCGCTTCGCCGAGGAGGTGATCCCGCTCGTCAACGGCCGGCGGGAGGCGAAGGCGGCGGCGTAG
- a CDS encoding c-type cytochrome: protein MKRTGIGIGSLALVIVLAVLVVFAASEVRFRKAYNEIAVSPLRADASPAALERGRHLVEAISKCAECHGQGLGGQLMFDAGPLGQVYASNLTRGRGGVMNRYSDGQLERAIRHGVDDRGRALAVMPSSDFWLMSDADVQAVIAYMRTLPPVDREVPQTNIRALGRALYLAGQLPLFPAELMSHTAARPAPVAPGVTLEYGKYLATIGGCTGCHGADLAGAAQGHGPDEPPPANLTPAGELRTWTEQDFFNALRTGKRPNGSAIRAPMPWASSGRMTDDEIRAVWMFIKSMPAKATPTE, encoded by the coding sequence ATGAAACGTACGGGCATCGGCATCGGCTCGCTGGCCCTGGTGATCGTGCTGGCCGTGCTGGTGGTGTTCGCCGCCAGCGAGGTGCGCTTCCGCAAGGCGTACAACGAGATCGCGGTCTCGCCCCTCCGCGCGGACGCCTCGCCGGCGGCGCTGGAACGCGGGCGCCACCTGGTGGAGGCCATCTCCAAGTGCGCGGAATGCCACGGCCAGGGGCTGGGCGGCCAGCTGATGTTCGACGCGGGGCCGCTGGGGCAGGTGTACGCCAGCAACCTCACGCGCGGGCGCGGCGGGGTGATGAACCGCTATAGCGACGGCCAGCTCGAGCGCGCCATCCGCCACGGCGTGGACGATCGCGGCCGCGCGCTGGCCGTCATGCCCAGCAGCGACTTCTGGCTGATGAGCGACGCGGACGTGCAGGCGGTGATCGCCTACATGCGCACGCTGCCGCCGGTGGACCGCGAGGTGCCGCAGACCAACATCCGCGCGCTGGGGCGGGCGCTGTACCTGGCCGGGCAGCTTCCGCTCTTCCCGGCCGAGCTGATGAGCCACACCGCCGCGCGTCCGGCCCCCGTCGCACCGGGCGTGACCTTGGAGTACGGCAAGTACCTGGCGACCATCGGCGGGTGCACGGGGTGCCACGGCGCCGACCTGGCCGGCGCCGCGCAAGGCCACGGCCCCGACGAGCCGCCGCCGGCGAACCTGACGCCCGCGGGCGAGCTGCGCACCTGGACGGAGCAGGACTTCTTCAACGCGCTGCGCACCGGCAAGCGCCCCAACGGCAGCGCCATCCGCGCGCCGATGCCCTGGGCCTCGTCGGGCCGCATGACCGACGACGAGATCCGCGCCGTGTGGATGTTCATCAAGTCCATGCCCGCCAAGGCGACTCCGACGGAGTGA
- a CDS encoding carboxypeptidase-like regulatory domain-containing protein: protein MRPALRRMHVAGMAAALLLAAASRASAQEAVLVLRVTASESEAPLQGAQVRVDGRAVAATDAQGQARVAISPVSHQVEVTAIGRHPQTFTASLAAGESQDVEVQLVPSAVPLAPVTATTTPTPARSAAVQAFYDRAANHSNGRFYTREYIEQRRPQQLTDLLLDGTGLKWEYSTGGHRRLRFRRANTASRIGGARTESGQVPNDCPPKWYVNGFPFEMEQVAPRDPSPDLWVHMDEVEGVEVYPDLPPIQYGGLGASCGVILIWLRGDARTPPPAPSPQP from the coding sequence ATGAGACCCGCGCTCCGCCGGATGCACGTTGCCGGGATGGCCGCCGCGCTGCTGCTCGCCGCCGCCTCGCGCGCGTCGGCGCAGGAGGCGGTGCTGGTGCTGCGGGTAACCGCGTCGGAATCGGAGGCGCCGCTGCAGGGCGCGCAGGTGAGGGTGGACGGCCGCGCCGTTGCCGCCACCGACGCGCAGGGGCAGGCGCGGGTGGCGATCTCGCCCGTGTCGCACCAGGTGGAGGTGACGGCGATCGGCCGGCATCCCCAGACCTTCACCGCCAGCCTGGCCGCGGGGGAGAGCCAGGACGTGGAGGTGCAGCTCGTTCCCTCCGCCGTGCCCCTGGCGCCGGTGACGGCCACCACCACGCCCACGCCGGCGCGCTCGGCGGCGGTGCAGGCGTTCTACGACCGCGCGGCCAACCACAGCAACGGCCGCTTCTACACCCGCGAGTACATCGAGCAGCGCAGGCCGCAGCAGCTGACGGACCTGCTGCTGGACGGCACCGGGCTGAAGTGGGAGTACAGCACCGGCGGCCATCGCCGGCTCCGCTTCCGCCGCGCGAACACCGCCAGCCGCATCGGCGGCGCGCGCACCGAGTCCGGCCAGGTGCCCAACGACTGCCCGCCCAAGTGGTACGTGAACGGCTTCCCGTTCGAGATGGAGCAGGTGGCGCCGCGCGACCCCTCGCCGGACCTGTGGGTGCACATGGACGAGGTGGAGGGCGTGGAAGTCTACCCCGATCTCCCGCCCATCCAGTACGGCGGCCTGGGCGCGTCGTGCGGCGTCATCCTGATCTGGCTGCGCGGCGACGCCCGGACGCCGCCGCCCGCCCCATCGCCTCAGCCATGA
- a CDS encoding carboxypeptidase-like regulatory domain-containing protein: MTITRLSIPLLAVSLTALAATRAAAQETALAVRVTMAETRAPLQGVQVKVDGRNAAVTDAQGAAHVAVRVGSHRVEVTAIGRRGFSDRVELAAGETRAIDVALAPEAVPLDPVTATATARSPMLQAFYDRVANHTNGRLYTRAYIERRKPQRVTDLIMDGTGLKWNQTRGAHRRLRFRRGFSGSGDRLTTNSPVTTAGFTPRDCPPKYYLNGTPLDVDHASENDPSPDLFVHIDEVEGVEVYSGNPPIQYGGLGASCGVILIWLREDAGPASPAPPSPQP, from the coding sequence ATGACGATCACCCGGCTTTCCATCCCCCTGCTCGCGGTCTCGCTGACCGCCCTCGCGGCCACGCGCGCGGCGGCGCAGGAGACGGCGCTGGCGGTGAGGGTGACGATGGCGGAGACGCGGGCGCCGCTGCAGGGCGTGCAGGTGAAGGTCGACGGCCGCAACGCCGCGGTCACCGACGCGCAGGGCGCCGCGCACGTGGCGGTGCGCGTCGGCAGCCACCGCGTCGAGGTGACGGCGATCGGACGGCGCGGCTTCTCCGACCGCGTGGAGCTCGCGGCGGGAGAGACGCGTGCGATCGATGTCGCACTCGCGCCCGAGGCGGTGCCGCTCGATCCGGTGACGGCGACCGCGACCGCGCGCTCGCCGATGCTGCAGGCGTTCTACGACCGCGTGGCCAACCACACCAACGGGCGCCTCTACACCCGCGCGTACATCGAGCGGCGCAAGCCGCAGCGCGTGACCGACCTGATCATGGACGGCACGGGGCTGAAGTGGAACCAGACCCGCGGCGCTCACCGCCGGCTCCGCTTCCGCCGCGGCTTCTCCGGCAGCGGCGACCGCCTGACGACCAACTCGCCGGTAACGACCGCGGGCTTCACGCCGCGCGACTGCCCGCCCAAGTACTACCTGAACGGCACCCCGCTCGACGTGGACCACGCGTCGGAGAACGACCCGTCGCCGGACCTGTTCGTCCACATCGACGAGGTGGAGGGGGTGGAGGTGTATTCCGGCAACCCGCCCATCCAGTACGGCGGGCTGGGTGCCTCGTGCGGGGTGATCCTGATCTGGCTGCGCGAGGACGCCGGCCCGGCCAGTCCCGCCCCGCCATCGCCGCAGCCTTGA
- a CDS encoding carboxypeptidase-like regulatory domain-containing protein, with amino-acid sequence MTITRASIPLLAAALMAIGPRAAAQETALAVKVTAAETRAPLQGARVKIDGRNAAVTDAQGAARIAVRAGTHRVEVTAIGRRGFSDRVEVAAGETRAVDVALAPEAVRLDPVTATAEATPARSPMLQAFYDRVRSHSSGKFFTREYIARRNPQQFSDLLLDRTGMRWQYTRGGHRRLRFRTAVSGGGTRDCPPRYYINGVPFEVETVSPGDPSPDLWVHVDEIEGVEVYPQLPPIQYAGLGAGCGVILIWLREDARGTVPAAPNPPPPPPSPNP; translated from the coding sequence ATGACGATCACGCGCGCTTCCATCCCCCTGCTCGCGGCCGCACTGATGGCGATCGGCCCGCGCGCGGCGGCGCAGGAGACGGCGCTGGCGGTGAAGGTGACGGCGGCGGAGACGAGGGCGCCGCTGCAGGGCGCGCGGGTGAAGATCGACGGCCGCAACGCCGCGGTCACCGACGCGCAGGGCGCCGCGCGGATCGCGGTGCGCGCCGGCACCCACCGCGTGGAGGTGACGGCGATCGGCCGGCGCGGCTTCTCCGACCGCGTCGAGGTCGCCGCGGGGGAGACGCGCGCCGTCGACGTGGCGCTCGCGCCCGAGGCGGTGCGGCTGGACCCGGTGACGGCGACCGCGGAGGCGACGCCCGCGCGCTCGCCCATGCTGCAGGCGTTCTACGACCGCGTGCGGAGCCACAGCAGCGGTAAGTTCTTCACGCGCGAGTACATCGCGCGGCGCAACCCGCAGCAGTTCAGCGACCTGCTGCTGGACCGCACGGGGATGCGCTGGCAGTACACGCGCGGCGGCCACCGCAGGCTCCGCTTCCGCACCGCGGTGTCGGGCGGCGGTACGCGCGACTGCCCGCCCAGGTATTACATCAACGGCGTACCGTTCGAGGTCGAGACGGTGTCACCCGGGGATCCGTCGCCGGACCTGTGGGTGCACGTCGACGAGATCGAGGGGGTGGAGGTGTATCCCCAGCTCCCGCCGATCCAGTACGCCGGCCTGGGCGCGGGATGCGGGGTGATCCTGATCTGGCTGCGCGAGGACGCCCGCGGCACCGTCCCCGCCGCGCCGAATCCCCCGCCTCCACCGCCGTCGCCGAATCCCTGA
- a CDS encoding VOC family protein has protein sequence MEPLTTNGLHHVTMVSANAQRTLDFYRNVLGLGLVKRTVNFDDPGSYHLYFGDPVGSPGTLLTFFEWPHAPRGRWGIGGVHHVAMGVATEDGLLKWKRRLTDAGVPVSGPYDRRWFHSIYFSDPDGQILEIATKGPGYTLDEPADALGQTVIIPGEGNLRGHRDEAAIQARTWPEPVAEITPDMALDGMHHISAITRGVEEADDFLQSALGLRLVKKTVNQDAPGIPHWFWASYDGQTVAPHSAFTLFGFPENGKWARGGVGQTHHVAFRAKSDEQHAEWRDHLLSLGVMVSPVMDRDYFRSIYFRMPDGLLLEIATDGPGFMVDEPRETLGTELRVPAWLAGQREEIEAGLVRLK, from the coding sequence ATGGAACCGCTGACCACGAACGGGCTGCACCACGTGACCATGGTGTCGGCCAACGCGCAGCGCACGCTGGACTTCTATCGCAACGTGCTGGGGCTGGGGCTGGTGAAGCGCACGGTCAACTTCGACGATCCCGGCTCGTACCACCTGTACTTCGGCGACCCCGTCGGCAGCCCGGGGACGCTGCTGACCTTCTTCGAGTGGCCGCACGCGCCGCGCGGCCGCTGGGGGATCGGCGGGGTGCACCACGTGGCGATGGGCGTGGCAACGGAGGACGGGCTGCTGAAGTGGAAGCGGCGGCTGACCGACGCCGGCGTGCCGGTGAGCGGGCCGTACGACCGGCGCTGGTTCCACAGCATCTACTTCAGCGATCCCGACGGGCAGATCCTGGAGATCGCGACGAAGGGGCCCGGCTACACGCTCGACGAGCCGGCGGACGCGCTGGGGCAGACGGTGATCATCCCCGGCGAGGGCAACCTGCGCGGGCACCGCGACGAGGCGGCCATCCAGGCGCGCACCTGGCCCGAGCCGGTGGCGGAGATCACGCCCGACATGGCGCTGGACGGGATGCACCACATCAGCGCCATCACCCGCGGCGTGGAGGAGGCCGACGACTTCCTGCAGTCCGCGCTGGGCCTGCGGCTGGTGAAGAAGACGGTGAACCAGGACGCGCCCGGCATTCCGCACTGGTTCTGGGCCAGCTACGACGGGCAGACGGTGGCGCCGCACAGCGCGTTCACGCTCTTCGGCTTCCCCGAGAACGGGAAGTGGGCGCGCGGCGGGGTGGGCCAGACGCACCACGTGGCCTTCCGCGCGAAGAGCGACGAGCAGCACGCGGAGTGGCGCGACCACCTGCTGAGCCTGGGAGTGATGGTGTCGCCGGTGATGGACCGCGACTACTTCCGCAGCATCTACTTCCGGATGCCGGACGGGCTGCTGCTGGAGATCGCCACTGACGGTCCCGGCTTCATGGTCGACGAGCCGCGCGAGACGCTGGGCACGGAGCTGCGCGTCCCCGCCTGGCTGGCGGGGCAGCGGGAGGAGATCGAGGCGGGGCTGGTGAGGTTGAAGTAA
- a CDS encoding MarR family transcriptional regulator, translated as MNTRDDAAAAGGEVRDEETALALRLWIALARAHNAVASQAAADVARHGLTTAEFGVLEALYHKGPMLLNEVQRRILVSSGGITYLVDRLEKRGLVERRDCPGDRRARLAALTPEGEALLAGIFPHHAETIRDALRGLGADEKRDAIRLLRAVLDGAAAPEAPTGEP; from the coding sequence ATGAATACGCGAGACGACGCGGCCGCCGCGGGCGGCGAGGTGCGGGACGAGGAGACGGCGCTGGCGCTGCGGCTGTGGATCGCGCTGGCGCGGGCGCACAACGCGGTCGCCAGCCAGGCGGCGGCCGACGTCGCCCGGCACGGGCTGACCACCGCCGAGTTCGGCGTGCTGGAGGCGCTGTATCACAAGGGACCCATGCTGCTGAACGAGGTGCAGCGCCGCATCCTCGTCTCCAGCGGCGGCATCACCTATCTCGTCGACCGGCTGGAGAAGCGCGGCCTGGTCGAGCGCCGCGACTGCCCCGGCGACCGCCGCGCGCGCCTGGCCGCGCTCACCCCCGAGGGCGAGGCGCTGCTGGCCGGCATCTTCCCGCACCACGCCGAGACGATCCGCGACGCGCTCCGCGGCCTGGGCGCGGACGAGAAGCGCGACGCCATCCGCCTGCTCCGAGCGGTCCTCGACGGCGCCGCGGCGCCCGAGGCACCCACGGGAGAGCCGTAG
- a CDS encoding DHA2 family efflux MFS transporter permease subunit has protein sequence MSARQAQTEHDPYAHRYLIAAAVSVASMLQVIDTSIVNVAIPNMMGSLGATIDEISLVSTGYIVASVIVIPLTGWLADFFGRRRYFAGSILLFTAASLFCGTARSLDALIFWRIVQGIGGGALLSTSQAILYEAFPKEEVGKGLALWGLGVMVGPTLGPTLGGWLTDNYSWPWIFFINVPLGIVAALMVMAYVRDTSGATARGRAIDLPGIALLTVSVGALQWMLERGERYDWFDSRLVVMLAAVALVGGVLLVWRELTTDHPVIDFRLLKQGQFTVGTLMGIILGAGLMGSVFVLPIFLQSNLRMTAWQTGVVLLPGALATAVAMTLVGRLSSQMDNRILVVFGTALFGWAMWDLSHLTTQSGPHDFFWPLILRGFGLGMMFIPLTNLTMAEVGQDDMAQASGLYNFFRQLGGSFSIAVMASALTRFTQEKYAMLVPHVSMYDATTRQRLSGMASAMVARGMDAMTAQKQAIAILMRTVQAQASVLAFEKIYLLSGAILVGALPLLLLFRTGRPGHKVEIAGE, from the coding sequence GTGAGTGCACGCCAGGCACAGACGGAGCACGATCCCTACGCGCACCGCTACCTGATCGCCGCGGCGGTGTCGGTGGCGTCGATGCTCCAGGTGATCGACACGTCGATCGTCAACGTGGCCATCCCCAACATGATGGGCTCGCTGGGGGCCACGATCGACGAGATCTCGCTCGTCTCCACCGGCTACATCGTCGCCTCGGTGATCGTCATCCCCCTCACCGGGTGGCTGGCGGACTTCTTCGGGCGGCGGCGCTACTTCGCGGGCTCCATCCTGCTCTTCACCGCGGCGTCGTTGTTCTGCGGCACCGCGCGCTCGCTCGACGCGCTGATCTTCTGGCGCATCGTGCAGGGGATCGGCGGCGGCGCGCTCCTTTCGACGTCGCAGGCGATCCTCTACGAGGCGTTCCCCAAGGAGGAGGTGGGGAAGGGACTGGCGCTGTGGGGATTGGGGGTGATGGTCGGCCCAACCCTCGGCCCGACGCTGGGGGGATGGCTCACGGACAACTACTCGTGGCCGTGGATCTTCTTCATCAACGTCCCGCTCGGTATCGTCGCGGCGTTGATGGTGATGGCCTACGTGCGCGACACCTCGGGGGCCACGGCGCGCGGGCGGGCCATCGACCTTCCCGGGATCGCGCTGCTGACGGTGAGCGTGGGCGCGCTGCAGTGGATGCTGGAGCGCGGCGAGCGCTACGACTGGTTCGACTCGCGGCTGGTGGTGATGCTGGCGGCCGTCGCCCTGGTCGGCGGCGTGCTGCTGGTCTGGCGCGAGCTGACCACGGACCATCCGGTGATCGACTTCCGGCTGCTGAAGCAGGGGCAGTTCACGGTGGGCACGCTGATGGGGATCATTCTGGGCGCGGGGCTGATGGGCTCCGTCTTCGTCCTCCCCATCTTCCTGCAGAGCAACCTGCGGATGACCGCGTGGCAGACCGGCGTGGTGCTCCTCCCCGGCGCGCTGGCCACGGCGGTGGCGATGACCCTGGTGGGGCGGCTGTCGTCGCAGATGGACAACCGGATCCTGGTCGTCTTCGGCACCGCGCTGTTCGGCTGGGCGATGTGGGACCTGTCGCATCTCACCACGCAGAGCGGGCCGCACGACTTCTTCTGGCCGCTGATCCTGCGCGGCTTCGGGCTGGGGATGATGTTCATCCCGCTGACCAACCTGACCATGGCGGAGGTCGGCCAGGACGACATGGCGCAGGCCAGCGGGCTGTACAACTTCTTCCGCCAGCTGGGCGGCTCGTTCAGCATCGCGGTGATGGCGTCGGCGCTGACGCGCTTCACGCAGGAGAAGTACGCCATGCTGGTGCCGCACGTATCGATGTACGACGCCACCACGCGCCAGCGGCTGTCCGGCATGGCCAGCGCGATGGTAGCGCGCGGGATGGACGCGATGACCGCCCAGAAGCAGGCCATCGCCATCCTGATGCGCACGGTGCAGGCACAGGCCAGCGTCCTCGCCTTCGAGAAGATCTACCTGCTGAGCGGGGCCATCCTCGTCGGCGCGCTGCCGCTGCTCCTGCTGTTCAGGACGGGACGGCCGGGGCACAAGGTGGAGATCGCGGGGGAGTAG